A stretch of the Saccharolobus caldissimus genome encodes the following:
- a CDS encoding ATP-binding cassette domain-containing protein — MESAVIVENLTKNYGDVLALDHISFEVKHGEIFGLLGPNGAGKTTTIKILTGLTKPTSGRAIVAGFDVIKQPNEVKKRIGWIAAEVIVDDDLTAWENLELQAKLEGLNDWKDRASELLKYFGIYEFKDKQVGKFSTGMRKKLEISMALLHSPEVIFMDEPTIGLDVSTRKALWDIIRQINKDFGVSVLLTTHYMEEADMLCERIAIINKGKIIALGSPAELKEKYGTDVIEIDYEGKTDQKKLEKFGEVIVYNGKIRIKTNNAENIIADVLKQLSDLKIKAVRINKTSLDTVFLTLTGTTLEEGEFDARRFYMTIRRARR; from the coding sequence ATGGAATCTGCTGTAATCGTTGAAAATCTAACGAAGAATTACGGTGATGTTCTAGCTTTAGATCACATAAGTTTTGAGGTTAAGCATGGAGAGATATTTGGGCTTTTAGGACCTAATGGTGCTGGTAAGACTACTACGATTAAAATTCTTACTGGGTTAACTAAACCTACTTCTGGAAGGGCTATAGTAGCAGGTTTTGACGTTATTAAACAACCTAATGAGGTGAAAAAAAGAATAGGGTGGATAGCTGCTGAAGTAATAGTAGACGATGATTTAACAGCTTGGGAAAATTTAGAATTGCAAGCTAAGCTTGAAGGTCTAAATGATTGGAAAGATAGAGCTTCAGAACTTTTAAAGTATTTTGGAATATATGAATTTAAAGATAAACAAGTAGGAAAATTCTCTACTGGTATGAGGAAAAAATTAGAAATATCTATGGCCCTACTTCACTCTCCAGAGGTAATATTTATGGATGAGCCTACAATAGGTTTAGATGTTTCGACAAGAAAAGCCTTATGGGATATTATAAGGCAAATAAATAAGGACTTTGGAGTAAGTGTACTTTTAACTACGCATTACATGGAAGAGGCTGACATGTTATGTGAAAGGATAGCAATTATAAATAAGGGTAAAATAATCGCTTTAGGTAGTCCTGCTGAGTTAAAAGAAAAGTACGGAACTGATGTGATTGAAATAGATTATGAAGGAAAAACTGATCAGAAGAAATTAGAAAAGTTCGGTGAAGTTATAGTTTACAACGGTAAAATCAGAATTAAAACTAACAATGCAGAAAATATTATAGCTGATGTGTTGAAACAACTAAGCGATTTGAAAATAAAGGCTGTAAGAATTAATAAAACGAGTTTAGATACAGTATTCTTAACCTTAACTGGTACTACGCTTGAAGAAGGAGAATTTGATGCGAGAAGATTTTATATGACGATAAGAAGGGCGAGAAGATGA
- a CDS encoding universal stress protein, with the protein MKVVIAYDGSDHAKKALFFALRLIKAEDEIHLVTVVKEAPKSPEQVIIQTERKAMEMQNEVVKELEGYKVVSKILESNDVADAILQYCNNIGCDLIVTGSRGLTGIKKAILGSVSSELVSKSNIPVLVVK; encoded by the coding sequence ATGAAAGTGGTTATAGCATATGATGGCTCAGATCACGCAAAGAAGGCTCTGTTTTTCGCATTAAGGTTAATAAAAGCTGAGGACGAAATACATCTAGTTACAGTTGTAAAAGAAGCACCAAAAAGTCCAGAACAAGTTATAATCCAAACAGAACGTAAAGCAATGGAAATGCAAAATGAAGTTGTAAAAGAACTGGAAGGATATAAAGTAGTCTCAAAAATTCTTGAGAGTAACGATGTTGCTGACGCAATACTTCAGTATTGTAATAACATTGGTTGTGATCTTATAGTTACTGGTAGTAGAGGATTAACTGGAATTAAAAAGGCTATACTAGGTAGTGTGTCAAGTGAGCTTGTGTCAAAATCCAATATTCCAGTTCTTGTAGTAAAGTAA
- a CDS encoding APC family permease, giving the protein MELKKAVLSFKETYGQAMAVTAPLGSVVSTTTAAIAYAGSSVVFTTLLSLITSALWIYTLSLYTRKIASAGGFYNFNYAAWRSKKFAFLEALTEAVAYVMLNAVNVISIYLILSVAFNLLGMSSPVWVLYLGSIIGVIYPTLVSFTHIKKLLGYIVTVSATAEAILLISLFLLSLSKGFHINYIVPKIKNIGDLATAFILTTVSISGAGAATYLGEETKDPHKNVTKGMWLALIIGGTAMFFGTYAIIALWSGTLSNLPNVSQPLFVEMIQYGSIPFAIALILSINSLLASNIGTTVGAARILYNLAREKAAPKIFTKVNKQGEPILTTLIAGISTAIIVILSVQFLGITAAFSEVAAVEGVLWILGRIFDGFGAPLFCWRINGLKLRYIIIPIVATLINGWGDFESILSMDYVQIAMLSIFAILVISWYILKASKGYPGSLIVDENNELITIEEYLRKVISR; this is encoded by the coding sequence ATGGAGCTTAAAAAAGCTGTACTATCGTTCAAAGAAACCTATGGACAGGCTATGGCAGTTACTGCACCTTTAGGTAGTGTGGTTTCAACTACTACTGCCGCGATAGCGTATGCTGGTTCATCCGTTGTATTTACTACATTATTATCCTTGATAACTAGTGCATTATGGATATATACACTTTCATTATATACTAGAAAGATTGCTTCAGCAGGTGGGTTTTATAATTTTAATTACGCAGCGTGGAGAAGCAAAAAATTTGCTTTTCTAGAAGCACTTACGGAAGCAGTAGCATATGTTATGTTAAATGCAGTCAACGTAATTTCCATTTACCTCATATTGTCAGTTGCATTTAATTTACTAGGAATGTCTTCTCCCGTCTGGGTTCTCTATTTAGGATCAATAATAGGTGTCATATACCCAACGTTGGTCTCATTTACACATATTAAAAAATTATTAGGATATATTGTAACAGTTAGTGCAACGGCAGAAGCTATATTACTAATTTCATTATTTCTTTTATCGTTGAGTAAGGGATTTCACATTAATTATATAGTCCCAAAAATTAAGAACATAGGCGATTTAGCTACTGCTTTTATATTAACCACAGTAAGTATATCTGGTGCTGGTGCTGCAACCTACTTAGGAGAAGAAACTAAGGACCCACATAAGAACGTTACTAAAGGAATGTGGTTAGCCTTAATCATAGGAGGTACTGCAATGTTTTTTGGAACTTACGCTATTATAGCATTATGGTCTGGTACATTATCTAATCTGCCAAATGTATCTCAACCTCTATTTGTAGAGATGATACAATATGGTAGTATTCCCTTTGCAATAGCATTGATATTATCAATTAATAGTTTATTGGCATCAAATATAGGAACTACCGTAGGCGCAGCTAGAATTTTATATAACTTAGCTAGAGAAAAGGCTGCTCCGAAAATTTTCACTAAGGTTAATAAGCAAGGAGAACCAATACTAACTACTCTTATTGCTGGAATATCTACTGCGATAATAGTTATTCTTTCCGTACAATTCCTCGGAATAACTGCAGCTTTTAGTGAAGTAGCTGCTGTAGAAGGAGTTTTATGGATTTTAGGAAGAATATTTGATGGTTTTGGCGCCCCTTTATTTTGCTGGAGAATTAATGGCCTAAAGTTAAGATATATTATTATACCTATTGTTGCAACGTTAATAAATGGCTGGGGAGATTTTGAATCAATATTATCAATGGATTACGTTCAAATAGCAATGTTATCAATATTTGCAATATTAGTAATTTCATGGTATATTTTAAAGGCAAGTAAAGGTTATCCAGGTTCGTTGATTGTAGATGAAAATAATGAATTAATAACTATTGAAGAATACCTTAGAAAAGTCATTAGTAGATGA
- a CDS encoding DUF2299 domain-containing protein, whose protein sequence is MFDRSADKQIEEWLKELGLTISRPPQAKEFFHIVVSPPQGGPSLSIVRINEDSKFYIIVMGIAIHPTHVSALMSLKREERVKFIIDLQLEALKYGVDFVAMPPNQEAPNIIQVSRPLFMDNLTANEFINTLLSVRNAGVSIMLKFTQKFGPYEPQQQTSLKYT, encoded by the coding sequence ATGTTTGATAGGTCAGCTGATAAACAGATAGAAGAATGGCTAAAAGAATTAGGGTTAACTATAAGTAGACCCCCACAAGCTAAAGAATTCTTTCATATTGTTGTATCACCACCTCAAGGTGGACCCTCGCTTAGTATAGTTAGAATTAATGAGGATTCAAAATTTTACATTATAGTTATGGGGATTGCAATACATCCTACTCATGTTAGTGCTTTAATGTCATTAAAAAGGGAAGAAAGAGTAAAATTTATAATAGATTTACAGTTAGAGGCGTTAAAATATGGTGTAGATTTCGTGGCAATGCCGCCTAATCAAGAGGCTCCAAACATCATTCAGGTTTCTAGACCGCTTTTTATGGATAATTTAACTGCAAATGAATTTATAAATACGTTACTAAGTGTTAGAAATGCAGGAGTTAGTATAATGTTAAAATTTACTCAAAAATTTGGTCCATACGAGCCTCAGCAACAGACTTCCTTAAAATATACATAA
- a CDS encoding 2-hydroxyacid dehydrogenase: MRIISTEKVPEECRNVIDVKYDNLTDEDFKNAEILLTWPSRVNKELISKMPKLKVIQTFSAGVDDLDFSVIPPHVKVFSNAGAYSLSVAEHTWALILALAKGVGTRKRTIVYEITNKVLLILGAGGIGSEVARIGKTAFRNYVIGISRSFKKPEWFDEKHSIAMLREKIGEADIIVDTLPLNKETRGILNYDLLKNVKQRAIIVNVGRGETVDEEGIYRLLKERPDVRFGTDVFWRKNGREDFYNTKLWELENFIGTLHTAGAYGNDEVMKRAMFIACLNVKKYIDKGIADNEVRREDYV, from the coding sequence ATGAGAATAATATCAACAGAAAAGGTTCCAGAAGAATGTAGAAATGTAATAGATGTTAAATATGATAATTTAACTGATGAAGATTTTAAAAATGCTGAGATTCTATTAACTTGGCCAAGCAGAGTAAATAAAGAATTAATAAGTAAAATGCCAAAGCTTAAGGTAATTCAAACGTTCTCAGCAGGAGTAGATGACCTAGATTTTTCTGTAATTCCTCCTCATGTAAAGGTATTTTCAAATGCAGGTGCGTATTCCTTATCAGTAGCTGAACATACATGGGCTTTAATTTTGGCATTAGCAAAGGGTGTTGGAACTAGGAAAAGAACTATTGTTTATGAAATCACAAATAAGGTTTTATTAATTTTGGGAGCAGGTGGTATAGGTTCGGAAGTAGCTAGGATAGGTAAGACCGCATTTAGAAATTATGTTATAGGTATTTCTAGGTCATTTAAGAAACCTGAGTGGTTTGACGAAAAACATTCAATAGCTATGCTTAGGGAAAAAATTGGAGAGGCTGATATAATAGTCGATACTTTACCTTTAAACAAAGAAACTCGTGGCATTTTAAATTATGATTTGCTAAAAAACGTTAAACAAAGAGCTATAATAGTCAATGTAGGAAGAGGTGAAACTGTTGATGAAGAAGGAATTTATAGATTACTTAAGGAAAGACCAGACGTTAGGTTTGGTACTGATGTTTTTTGGAGAAAAAATGGTAGAGAAGATTTCTATAATACTAAGCTATGGGAGTTAGAGAACTTTATTGGGACATTACATACTGCTGGAGCTTATGGTAATGATGAAGTAATGAAGAGGGCTATGTTTATAGCCTGTTTAAATGTTAAAAAATATATAGACAAAGGCATAGCAGATAATGAGGTAAGAAGGGAGGATTATGTTTGA
- a CDS encoding winged helix-turn-helix domain-containing protein, translating into MKKLMIVVISIILFHFVLFMVKYYKNALLKCPFVEGYIVILPIDKINLSDMIKNSKCRYNMLKVLELLAEFNEDVTIDMISNRLNISRKLIKKYLDKLEERGLVEFTYEKTYRITENGRQLINRMKSSGF; encoded by the coding sequence ATGAAAAAGCTGATGATTGTTGTTATTAGCATAATTTTATTTCATTTTGTATTATTCATGGTTAAATATTATAAAAATGCATTATTAAAATGTCCATTTGTAGAAGGATATATTGTAATATTACCAATAGATAAAATTAATCTGTCAGATATGATAAAAAATAGTAAATGTAGGTATAACATGTTAAAAGTTCTCGAATTATTAGCGGAATTTAATGAGGATGTTACGATAGATATGATATCTAACAGATTAAATATAAGTAGAAAATTAATTAAAAAATATTTAGATAAGTTAGAAGAACGTGGATTAGTAGAATTTACTTATGAAAAAACATATAGAATTACTGAAAATGGAAGACAGTTAATAAATCGTATGAAGTCTAGCGGTTTTTAA
- a CDS encoding APC family permease produces MSRKSTIFVRETSGLIKNVSLLDSIALNIGNMSAGIALFQSISPYIQPGGVLWLASLIGFLFAIPQLIIYVFLSMRIPRTGGDYVWISRSLNGGLGVTMAMALMIESTAYFALIAFFTSSAINTVLTVIGEYQHSPLLLNIANNVIVNPAVTTPTLVQSLIIYTISALTFLIIILLNIFKAKWGYKLVTGLGIFSMLTLVMAIVVLGVNAGDFYSKISTLISANNLNVTIPSTKQSFLPPTISLTATLFLLPFFALYTYPWMQAGPAVAAEFKGKRTLKWNLPISLIITAILVTIGFLEMDLIAGYNFNVQAYPTFVYNFWTASIAVASNAILQWIIGLGLIAWNIYVLAYGVIVFARYVFALSFDRVLPSKFSELNKYGSPVYAHSLDLAFTLLLLLIPVFSINAALSLYGATILGSLYFLVVSIAGLVFGIKNKNYVLQIAGIISAGYFAYLTYVAATNPDFGFMEPNGVPNLITTAFVIGTLLIGVLTYVLSKVINKRRGIDIDLAFKEIPPE; encoded by the coding sequence GTGAGCAGGAAAAGTACTATATTCGTAAGAGAAACTTCTGGTTTAATAAAAAACGTCTCGTTATTAGATTCTATAGCACTTAATATAGGTAACATGTCAGCTGGAATAGCTCTATTTCAATCAATATCCCCATACATTCAACCTGGTGGAGTATTATGGTTAGCATCACTAATAGGATTTTTATTTGCAATACCGCAGCTAATTATATACGTTTTCCTAAGTATGAGAATACCGAGAACTGGCGGAGATTATGTATGGATATCTAGGAGCTTAAATGGCGGACTTGGAGTCACAATGGCAATGGCACTCATGATAGAATCTACGGCATATTTTGCTTTAATAGCGTTTTTCACATCATCAGCAATAAACACTGTATTAACTGTAATAGGTGAATATCAACATTCTCCATTACTCTTAAATATAGCAAATAACGTAATAGTTAACCCTGCAGTAACAACTCCTACATTAGTTCAAAGCTTAATAATTTACACTATATCCGCACTAACTTTCTTGATTATTATCCTATTAAATATCTTTAAGGCAAAATGGGGATATAAATTGGTTACTGGGCTAGGAATATTCTCTATGTTGACCCTAGTTATGGCAATAGTAGTATTAGGAGTTAATGCAGGGGATTTCTATAGTAAAATATCCACCCTTATTTCAGCTAATAATTTGAACGTTACAATTCCATCTACTAAGCAATCATTCTTACCTCCGACAATCTCACTTACAGCTACACTTTTCTTGCTACCTTTCTTCGCTTTATACACTTATCCTTGGATGCAGGCAGGTCCAGCAGTTGCCGCAGAATTTAAGGGAAAAAGAACGTTAAAGTGGAATCTGCCAATTTCTTTAATAATAACTGCAATTTTGGTAACTATTGGTTTCCTAGAAATGGACTTAATAGCAGGATATAATTTTAACGTTCAAGCATATCCAACGTTCGTTTATAATTTCTGGACCGCTTCAATTGCAGTAGCCTCTAATGCAATTTTACAATGGATTATTGGGTTAGGACTTATAGCGTGGAATATTTACGTATTAGCTTACGGTGTAATAGTCTTCGCCAGATATGTATTTGCACTATCTTTTGATAGAGTATTACCTTCAAAGTTCAGTGAATTAAATAAGTATGGATCTCCAGTTTACGCTCACAGTCTAGATTTAGCATTTACATTGTTACTTCTTTTAATCCCAGTATTCTCTATAAATGCGGCTCTATCCTTATACGGTGCTACAATCTTAGGTAGCTTATACTTCTTAGTAGTAAGTATTGCTGGTTTAGTTTTTGGAATTAAAAACAAGAATTATGTATTGCAAATCGCTGGCATAATATCAGCAGGATATTTCGCATATTTAACCTACGTAGCTGCTACAAATCCAGATTTTGGATTCATGGAACCTAACGGAGTACCCAATTTAATAACTACAGCCTTCGTTATAGGAACTTTATTAATTGGGGTCTTAACATATGTTCTTTCAAAGGTAATAAATAAGAGAAGAGGCATCGATATAGATTTAGCTTTTAAAGAAATACCTCCAGAGTAA
- a CDS encoding molybdopterin-dependent oxidoreductase has product MVHACTRDCYDTCIFDDDHKPLNVFPINGFTCSRGIADLKRNDKNRINSAYIEGKEVTIDEALDYISKEIRKRDKQEMLHIDYDGNQGLLTWYFPARLWNVLGVASTDYSICSAEGHEAIKLHYGSSVGAFPEDFMNFNSFVIWGSETVFSFIHGWNLIKDKYKIVIDVRISETAKRSEKYYLIKPGSDAYLAIGIMKKLFERGLASTSLLDEPERLKSYIFSFSDDVIEEYTGLRMEEINELAELYYEKKPLTIIGFALGRTINGGDSISLISLIPALLGMRVGFYYSNSQGLGIDFKYLRGLHKYSPSRIVGMAEIGKEIEEGKITFIFTWNSNPLHSLPMSDRICEAVKEGRLFLVVHDPFWSETAKIANVVLPAPTYLEKEDVVYSYWHNYLIYNKPMFPKRGITEIELMRMLARKLEVNDDLIYEDEWLAIERATRVNVNELKSRGFVKLKPKYPEGKIKVEPLPSKLNKVNEYVIVYSSHPNYTNSQFKEIYGNREAIIFNSDYDGEGYLVTDYGKIRVKFKKDVSIPRGVLFVYKSTLFTLEGKPLNSIIGYQKGKYGGTPILNIDSVKIIRI; this is encoded by the coding sequence ATGGTTCACGCTTGCACCCGTGATTGTTATGACACTTGTATATTCGACGATGATCATAAACCCCTAAATGTCTTTCCAATAAACGGTTTTACATGTTCTAGAGGAATAGCTGATTTAAAGAGAAATGATAAAAATCGTATAAATTCAGCATATATTGAAGGGAAAGAAGTAACAATTGATGAAGCATTAGATTACATAAGTAAAGAGATAAGGAAGAGAGATAAGCAAGAAATGCTTCATATTGATTATGATGGAAATCAAGGTTTATTAACCTGGTATTTCCCAGCTAGATTATGGAACGTCCTTGGCGTAGCCTCCACTGATTATTCTATTTGTAGTGCAGAAGGACATGAGGCAATTAAACTACATTACGGCAGTTCTGTAGGGGCATTTCCAGAGGATTTTATGAATTTTAATTCATTTGTAATATGGGGGAGTGAAACAGTATTTAGTTTTATACATGGATGGAATTTAATTAAAGATAAATATAAAATTGTAATAGATGTAAGGATAAGTGAAACTGCAAAAAGGAGTGAAAAGTATTATTTAATAAAACCTGGTAGTGATGCTTATCTAGCTATAGGCATTATGAAAAAGTTATTCGAGAGAGGTTTAGCTAGTACAAGTCTTTTAGACGAGCCAGAAAGATTGAAATCTTATATTTTTTCATTTAGTGACGATGTAATTGAGGAATATACTGGATTAAGGATGGAAGAAATTAATGAGTTAGCGGAATTATATTATGAGAAGAAGCCTTTAACAATAATAGGCTTTGCTTTAGGCAGGACTATAAACGGAGGAGATTCAATTTCATTGATCTCATTAATACCTGCATTATTAGGTATGAGGGTTGGCTTTTACTATTCTAATTCTCAAGGATTAGGCATAGATTTTAAATATTTAAGAGGTCTACATAAATATTCGCCTTCTAGAATAGTAGGAATGGCAGAAATAGGAAAGGAAATAGAAGAAGGAAAAATAACTTTTATTTTTACATGGAATTCAAATCCTCTTCATTCCTTGCCTATGTCAGATAGAATTTGTGAGGCAGTAAAGGAAGGCAGGCTTTTCTTAGTAGTTCATGATCCTTTCTGGTCAGAGACAGCTAAGATAGCTAATGTGGTTTTACCTGCTCCAACTTATTTAGAAAAAGAAGATGTAGTATACAGTTATTGGCATAATTACTTAATTTACAATAAACCTATGTTTCCTAAAAGAGGTATAACTGAAATAGAATTAATGAGAATGCTAGCTAGAAAATTGGAAGTAAATGATGATTTAATTTATGAAGATGAATGGTTAGCAATAGAAAGAGCTACTAGGGTTAACGTAAATGAACTAAAATCCAGAGGATTCGTTAAATTAAAACCCAAATATCCTGAAGGGAAAATAAAAGTTGAGCCATTGCCCAGTAAATTAAATAAGGTAAATGAATACGTTATCGTTTATTCCTCCCATCCTAATTACACTAATAGCCAATTTAAGGAAATTTACGGAAATAGAGAGGCTATTATTTTTAATTCCGATTACGATGGTGAGGGTTATTTAGTCACAGATTACGGAAAAATAAGAGTCAAATTTAAGAAAGATGTTAGCATACCACGAGGTGTACTATTTGTATATAAATCAACTCTATTCACTTTAGAGGGTAAGCCATTAAATTCCATAATCGGATATCAGAAGGGAAAATACGGAGGAACTCCAATTCTTAATATAGATTCTGTAAAAATTATAAGGATTTAA
- a CDS encoding sodium:calcium antiporter yields MDWILIFQLIILLVLVGITANLMSKGTEELERILGRGMTGGVILGVIYALPETIMVIQAVLNGIYNFAIGSALGGNILLFTLGLGFISIFYYIKYRSKIIRLDKDISIEYNSLLIATIILAIAIMYGKLDFFLSFLLIVPYAYYIYKRYSYFVDGNVKKEEGSFKRSLTYLLIGGVSLIFLSKYFIITVVSVAKDLNMPLLLISILLTPIAAELEENLTAIKLVYDSPSDVTTAVMNFMGSKLENMTLLLSIIGLWQSISLRSSFVYLLLILVVTTITLEILRDRNIKINEGIALLGVYVISITILLRLSA; encoded by the coding sequence TTGGACTGGATATTAATATTCCAACTTATTATCTTATTAGTGTTAGTAGGTATTACCGCTAATTTAATGTCAAAGGGAACAGAGGAGTTAGAGAGAATCTTAGGAAGGGGTATGACAGGCGGTGTAATATTAGGAGTAATATATGCTCTACCCGAAACCATTATGGTAATTCAAGCAGTATTAAACGGAATTTACAATTTCGCAATAGGTTCAGCTTTAGGTGGAAACATATTATTATTTACCTTAGGATTAGGTTTTATCTCAATTTTTTACTATATTAAGTATAGATCAAAAATAATAAGATTGGATAAAGATATTAGTATAGAATATAATTCTTTACTAATTGCTACAATTATCCTCGCAATAGCGATAATGTATGGAAAATTAGACTTTTTCTTGTCCTTCCTATTAATTGTGCCATATGCATATTACATATATAAAAGATATAGTTACTTTGTCGACGGTAACGTGAAAAAGGAAGAAGGGAGTTTTAAAAGGAGTTTAACCTATCTCCTCATTGGAGGAGTTTCCTTAATATTTTTGTCTAAATATTTTATAATAACAGTAGTAAGTGTTGCCAAAGATCTTAATATGCCCCTACTATTGATCTCCATCTTACTTACTCCAATAGCAGCTGAATTAGAGGAAAATTTAACTGCAATAAAATTAGTTTACGATTCTCCTTCAGATGTCACAACTGCCGTAATGAACTTTATGGGTAGTAAATTAGAAAACATGACACTTCTTTTAAGCATAATAGGATTATGGCAGTCAATTAGTTTACGGTCCTCTTTCGTTTATCTTCTTTTAATTCTTGTAGTCACAACTATAACCCTTGAAATATTAAGGGATAGGAACATAAAAATAAACGAAGGCATAGCCCTATTAGGGGTATACGTAATTTCCATAACAATTTTGTTGAGATTATCTGCTTAA
- the gapN gene encoding NADP-dependent glyceraldehyde-3-phosphate dehydrogenase: protein MEKSSLTINSKEFSEIFEIKDGLPYFKTYLAGQWIGGDEWQDVVSPIDLNIIARIPRLHWNQIDNTIDLIYKKGRWSIRDTPGEKRLKIYERMASLIDKFREDFVNVLIINNGKTKAAAEGEVNAAIERLIRADLDVRETRGDYVPGDWSSETLETEAIVRREPIGVVLAIVPFNYPLFDTVNKIVYTTVIGNAIIIKPPSSTPLPILMLAKVMELAGFPKDSFAIITVPGKDMNNVVADKRIQAISLTGSTETGEEVIKHAGIKQFIMELGGGDPAIVLSDADLAWAAQRIVTGIISYTGQRCDSVKLILAEEEIYDTLKELIVKELAKSVKVGDPRDPSTTVGPIIDAKTADEWENAIKDAIEKGGKILFGGKRIGPTYIEPVLIEAPKESLKDMYFYNKEVFASAALLVKVKNVDEAIEISNGRRYGLDAAIFGKDINKIRKLQRFLEVGAIYINDYPRHGIGYFPFGGRKDSGIGREGIGYTIEYVTAYKSIVYNYKGKGIWEYL, encoded by the coding sequence ATGGAGAAAAGTTCTCTAACTATTAATTCGAAAGAGTTTAGTGAAATTTTCGAGATAAAAGACGGTCTTCCTTATTTTAAAACTTATTTAGCAGGACAATGGATTGGAGGAGATGAATGGCAGGATGTGGTTAGTCCGATTGACTTAAATATAATTGCTAGAATTCCTAGGCTTCATTGGAACCAAATAGACAATACTATTGACTTAATATATAAAAAGGGGAGATGGAGCATTAGAGACACACCTGGAGAGAAGAGATTAAAAATTTACGAAAGAATGGCATCGCTGATAGATAAATTTAGAGAAGATTTCGTTAATGTTTTAATAATTAACAACGGTAAGACTAAGGCAGCAGCTGAAGGTGAAGTTAATGCTGCAATAGAGAGATTAATAAGGGCTGACTTAGATGTGAGAGAAACTAGAGGAGATTACGTACCTGGAGACTGGAGTTCTGAAACTTTAGAAACGGAAGCTATAGTAAGAAGAGAACCAATCGGTGTAGTGTTAGCAATAGTACCATTTAACTATCCCCTCTTTGATACTGTAAATAAAATAGTATATACAACGGTAATTGGTAATGCAATCATTATAAAGCCACCTTCCTCAACTCCCTTACCGATTTTGATGTTAGCTAAGGTGATGGAATTAGCTGGATTTCCAAAGGATTCGTTTGCAATAATTACAGTTCCTGGAAAAGATATGAATAATGTGGTTGCGGATAAAAGAATTCAAGCAATCTCACTTACTGGGAGTACGGAAACGGGTGAGGAGGTAATAAAACATGCCGGAATTAAGCAATTCATTATGGAATTAGGTGGAGGAGATCCTGCTATAGTTCTAAGTGACGCTGATTTAGCCTGGGCGGCTCAGAGAATAGTAACTGGCATAATAAGCTATACTGGTCAAAGATGTGACTCTGTAAAACTTATTTTAGCAGAGGAGGAAATTTACGATACTTTAAAGGAATTAATAGTTAAGGAATTAGCTAAATCGGTTAAGGTAGGAGACCCTAGAGATCCATCTACTACTGTAGGCCCTATTATAGATGCTAAAACTGCAGACGAGTGGGAAAACGCTATTAAGGACGCGATTGAGAAAGGAGGTAAGATATTGTTTGGAGGTAAGAGAATAGGCCCTACTTATATAGAACCAGTATTAATAGAGGCACCTAAAGAGTCCTTAAAGGATATGTACTTTTATAACAAGGAGGTTTTTGCGTCTGCTGCACTTTTAGTTAAGGTTAAGAATGTGGATGAGGCAATAGAAATATCAAACGGAAGGAGATATGGTCTTGATGCCGCAATATTCGGAAAGGATATAAATAAAATTAGAAAGCTTCAAAGATTCCTTGAAGTAGGGGCAATTTATATAAACGATTATCCTAGACATGGTATAGGGTACTTCCCATTTGGTGGTAGAAAGGACTCTGGAATAGGTAGAGAAGGTATAGGATATACAATTGAGTATGTGACTGCATATAAGTCAATAGTATATAATTACAAGGGTAAAGGAATATGGGAATATTTGTAA